The Chloroflexota bacterium genome window below encodes:
- the thyX gene encoding FAD-dependent thymidylate synthase, protein MINERVMVLDKGWIELQDVMGDDNAIVSAARASFLGESKGTEKDKRLLFYLLKHYHTTPFEMVEFKFRIRAPVVVWWQWVRHRTWSFNAQSGRYTPFKEKDFFEVGSEQWRLQSEDNKQASEGYLADGQWLSDALVKHYEEGYRLYEAALQAGVAREQARLFLAGFAVYYTWVCKTDAHNLMRFLRLRMATDAQLEIREYAQTIFREFFKPALPWTAEAFEKYRLQPFGIQVASHS, encoded by the coding sequence ATGATTAACGAGCGTGTGATGGTTCTGGACAAGGGGTGGATCGAGCTTCAGGATGTTATGGGGGATGATAACGCGATTGTTTCCGCTGCGCGGGCCTCATTTCTCGGTGAGAGCAAGGGGACAGAAAAGGATAAACGGTTACTCTTTTATCTGTTGAAACATTATCATACAACCCCGTTTGAAATGGTCGAGTTCAAGTTTCGGATCCGGGCACCGGTGGTGGTTTGGTGGCAGTGGGTAAGGCATCGAACCTGGAGTTTCAACGCGCAAAGCGGGCGCTATACACCATTCAAGGAAAAGGATTTTTTTGAAGTTGGCTCTGAGCAATGGCGGTTGCAGAGCGAAGACAACAAACAGGCCAGTGAAGGTTACCTTGCGGATGGTCAGTGGCTGAGCGATGCTCTGGTCAAGCATTACGAAGAAGGCTACCGGCTTTACGAGGCCGCACTGCAGGCTGGCGTGGCGCGGGAGCAGGCCCGGCTGTTCCTGGCTGGTTTTGCAGTCTATTATACGTGGGTGTGCAAAACAGATGCCCACAATCTCATGCGGTTTCTGAGATTGCGAATGGCCACCGATGCTCAACTGGAGATCAGGGAGTATGCGCAGACGATCTTCCGGGAGTTTTTCAAGCCTGCTCTGCCATGGAC